One Fusobacterium nucleatum genomic window carries:
- a CDS encoding cell separation protein: MGKTFKYLFITIIVGASLFISKPAYSFMGYWYDYNTGWIEQDIMRRTFENHNRVFNNSSSNDDYEEPAPPKKAKITFKSNGDTRGLDYYVNRYPENQRKEARTYFKSIQDSFPEVAKSVGIPTNDLSTGMAALVAGAYMAYNNVSLNDDYMKPLQKQFKEAFESVSDFDKMGDSDKKYLYDQMVILGMTLAVTQSQNQQNPNAKTTAELRKAGKEVLEGMIGVDASQIKITSSGLSF, translated from the coding sequence ATGGGAAAAACTTTTAAATATTTATTTATAACAATAATTGTTGGAGCAAGTTTATTTATATCAAAGCCAGCATATTCATTTATGGGATATTGGTATGATTACAATACTGGTTGGATTGAGCAAGATATTATGAGAAGAACTTTTGAAAATCATAATAGAGTTTTTAATAATAGTTCGTCTAATGATGATTATGAAGAACCTGCCCCTCCTAAAAAAGCTAAAATAACTTTTAAATCTAATGGAGATACAAGAGGATTAGATTATTATGTTAATAGATATCCAGAAAATCAAAGAAAAGAAGCAAGAACTTATTTTAAAAGTATACAAGATAGTTTTCCAGAAGTAGCAAAATCTGTTGGAATACCTACAAATGATTTATCAACAGGAATGGCTGCTTTAGTTGCAGGAGCATATATGGCTTACAATAATGTTAGCCTTAATGATGACTATATGAAACCTTTACAAAAACAGTTTAAAGAAGCATTTGAAAGTGTTTCTGATTTTGATAAAATGGGTGATAGTGATAAAAAATATCTTTATGATCAAATGGTGATATTAGGAATGACTTTGGCAGTAACTCAATCTCAAAATCAACAAAATCCTAATGCTAAAACTACTGCTGAGTTAAGAAAAGCTGGTAAAGAAGTTCTTGAAGGAATGATAGGAGTAGATGCAAGTCAAATAAAAATTACATCATCAGGATTATCTTTTTAA
- a CDS encoding conjugal transfer protein TraX: protein MNKRINSFTLHILAMIFMVSDHLWNIFFPNQVWLYIIGRLAFPIFAFMIVEGFFRTKNRKKYLIRIFFFAIISEIPFNLFSSLAIREVIMLFYPYNNVLWTFLIALCGLSLLEKIEKSKKLNKIIKFVGKIIINFISIMMAYLIKSDYLGYGVITVLIFYFFREKNYRNIFFQAVFIAILNIFIMPEYEFLFNFFGKEIFIKVQIFALFSLPIIWLYNGKQGIYNNFIKYMFYFFYPLHLLLIVAIYLYYEKSSSFSPF from the coding sequence ATGAATAAAAGAATAAATTCATTTACTTTGCATATTTTAGCTATGATATTTATGGTATCTGATCATTTATGGAATATATTTTTCCCCAATCAAGTATGGTTATATATAATTGGAAGACTAGCTTTTCCTATTTTCGCTTTTATGATAGTAGAAGGTTTTTTTAGAACAAAGAATAGAAAAAAATATTTAATTCGTATTTTTTTCTTTGCAATTATTTCAGAAATTCCATTTAACCTTTTCTCAAGTCTTGCAATAAGAGAAGTTATAATGTTATTCTATCCTTATAATAATGTACTCTGGACTTTTCTAATTGCTTTATGTGGATTAAGTTTACTTGAAAAAATAGAAAAATCAAAAAAATTAAATAAAATAATAAAGTTTGTTGGAAAAATTATTATAAATTTTATCTCTATTATGATGGCATATCTTATAAAAAGTGATTATCTTGGATATGGAGTTATAACTGTTTTAATATTCTATTTTTTTAGAGAAAAAAATTATAGAAATATATTCTTTCAAGCTGTATTCATTGCTATTTTAAATATATTTATTATGCCTGAATATGAGTTTCTATTTAATTTTTTTGGAAAAGAGATATTTATAAAAGTTCAAATATTTGCTTTATTCTCATTACCTATAATATGGCTTTACAATGGGAAACAAGGTATTTACAATAATTTTATAAAATATATGTTTTATTTCTTTTATCCTTTACATCTATTATTGATAGTAGCAATCTATCTTTATTATGAAAAAAGTTCTAGTTTTTCACCATTTTAG
- a CDS encoding transporter has translation MTDKFKNYVDNIQENDIKSLIISPLIVLVIAQILSIFLEMASFFITTFTSRIMYNPTDYDTLISGTSFPSLVVYTLLLLAIIFLVKQNSSIKFSEIGVNGEKGIEYFCYGSLIGAFIVMIIFYLLYFSNSILFEINKNIVYTDIFRIFLIFFILALADQILVRNYLLTFFTKMMGIRNSVILISTLLFLICFSVAKWFKIPDIETVIYLINIFLSYTLFSLIYYFYGNMWLLVGLSAFNNFFQVVVFGSRLDTVYAINPLIKLKIIEKYSLLNGGNYGFEAGIYYTTLYLSGILFMIYKITSEKQTEEDIWLN, from the coding sequence ATGACTGACAAATTTAAAAATTATGTGGATAATATCCAAGAAAATGATATTAAAAGTTTAATAATTTCACCACTTATAGTATTAGTCATTGCACAAATACTAAGTATTTTTCTTGAAATGGCTTCTTTTTTTATAACTACTTTTACATCAAGAATAATGTATAACCCTACTGATTATGATACTTTAATTTCAGGAACAAGTTTTCCAAGTTTAGTAGTTTATACTTTACTTTTACTTGCTATTATATTTTTAGTGAAACAAAATTCTAGTATTAAATTTAGTGAAATTGGTGTTAATGGAGAAAAAGGAATAGAGTATTTTTGTTATGGTTCTCTTATAGGAGCATTTATAGTAATGATAATATTTTATTTACTTTACTTTTCAAATTCTATATTATTTGAGATAAATAAAAATATTGTATATACTGATATTTTTAGAATTTTTCTTATCTTTTTTATACTTGCATTAGCCGATCAAATATTAGTTAGAAATTATCTATTAACTTTTTTCACTAAAATGATGGGAATAAGAAATTCTGTTATTTTAATAAGCACTCTATTATTTTTAATTTGTTTTTCAGTAGCAAAATGGTTTAAAATACCAGATATAGAAACAGTAATTTATTTAATTAATATTTTTCTATCATATACTCTGTTTTCTTTAATTTATTATTTCTATGGAAATATGTGGCTATTGGTTGGACTTTCCGCTTTTAATAATTTTTTTCAAGTAGTGGTATTTGGTTCAAGATTAGATACAGTTTATGCTATAAATCCATTGATAAAATTAAAAATTATTGAAAAATATAGTCTATTAAATGGTGGAAATTATGGTTTTGAAGCTGGTATTTATTATACAACTTTATATTTATCTGGAATATTATTTATGATATATAAAATAACATCAGAAAAACAAACAGAAGAAGATATATGGTTAAATTAA